The DNA window GTCAAAAGTACacgaagcacagtgcagttgcgtgagcggctgcgctcgaagcggcgaggTGAACatggcggttggaattgaagggggaccatcgcaaaatgcagcgatggatggtgctagtAAGTCCTCCCTggatcctaactgctacgctccaccgcgccgcttcaagcgcatcCGCAAGCAAAGCATTACGCACGGAACTGTCGTGGTTTTGAAAGAGGAAAGAACATGTCCCTCATAAAACTCCAACTGGAATTAACTGTGAAGGATACTGTGTGGAGATTTTGTAATACATAGTTCAAACTGCAAATGTTTGGTGAGTCAGGCATTTACATTCGAGAGAAAACGACCTGATTTATGACGCAGTTGCGTAGTCGATTGAGCTCGTAATCTGGCGATGTGAAAACTGATAGCTTAGACAACGCACGTCCCTTAGTCATACTGTGCTCTTCACTAGTTTATTCGTCACGGGTTCGGAAATTCCTAGCACCAGAGAATGTAGGTACCGACACGTATTGATGAGGTGTTCAACAGATAATCCGTTCTTACTCACGGACTCGAGCGCCGCTGATGCATCCGTTCTAATCCTTTCCACTATCGTGTGATAACATACTCTGTACATCTGCTTTAGAGGGAGAGTatcttcttctctcttcttctattcattCTCAGGAATCTGGAGAGCAAAttcgatgaaaaatgaatatgaaaacCTGCTTTAAGATGTgcaatttctgttcctttaaTAACTTCCACTTTGATGGTTATGTTTTAAGCAGTAGTAAATCCGAGAACAGCAACCATATTAGTGTTgctgagtcttttttttcgctgcccAGTAATAGATACGTAGCCTGTGGTCCTCTAAGATCTTACTTCATAGAAATTTGATCTCTGTTGTACACAATCATCACCTTTCTTAATAcgaatgaaactttttttctgctaggTCGGAAGTTTTTTCTGATTCCAGTGCATCTCCTGAAAGGCTTTAGCTTGCAGAGATtggatttctttatttctttccaccttccttttttaattGTATCTTCGCCTAGCTTAGCCTTCTTCCAGGTTGGATTTTAGGATTCTACTATGGATCCAATTACAAAAAATGCTCGCACGAGAAAGTAAACATCTACAAACTGAAAATTTATATGCATCCTAAGAACGAAAGAAGCCACCAATACAGTTGCACCAAGTTTCAGATCATTTTGACCCCACCGTACTACTGATTTTtgcctgcaaaaaaaaaacccatcttCTCCTCATATACTACCGACAAGACAAAGAAACAAATCTCCGTTAGTGCCAGAAATGAATGGTTTTATCTGCGATTTCCTAGAGTTAATCAGTGTTGCATGCCAAAATTCGTGGTGATTTCTTCATTGTAAATGAGCGGTGTATTGATCCATATCAGGAACTTCTGTTTCCGTTCAGGATCCGGCCAAACTAATTTTAGCATGATGCAAGGAATGTTCCTGCCGTATGACTTTACTTCTGGGTGATAGCTTTCAAGGTCAAAATCCGAAAGGCAAGTTCCTTTGGAACCTACTCtatggagaaaatttccacattacagttctaggaaaaaaattattgacgCGGTGAAGAACTACAGGGTCTTTGAAACCACTGCTAGCTATGACAAACAATACTGCATGACACCGTCAAGCAACCGATTTTTATTACGAAGAGAATTTCTTCCATACACGATAAACACGACTCCGTAATTTCACGAACTTAcaaacagtaaataaatactttcaaaatattttagcACTCGTAACAAACATAACAAAGACAAAGGTTGGGAATGCAAGCGATCAAACGATGGCAAGAAGTTGTCTAACAACCGGACGGACGATGTATGAAGAGGAACGAGGACACTCTAATAGCGGCGAATAGCCATCGCCATCGATCCAGCCTGCTCGCCCGCGATGACTCCGCATCTTTCGCAATCCAACAATTTTCACAGTTAAACCTTTGTGCCGAAAACAATGAGGAATCAAATGATCTCCTTCAATGGTCAAACGAGGCCACATTAGCAAAAACCCATAGCGCCAAGTGACTTAAGCAGaatggaaaatggaagaaaacataaagaacTATCAGAGAAGCAGTCAGATGTAGATGAGGAAACAACGCATATAAGAAACGGGGATACATTTTCGGCATGACGATGTGGACATCATAAGACACAGTTATTTAGACTTCTTCGTCTCTGTTGAGGACTTCGGTGAGTTGCtgccatccttcttttttgtttcttccgcTGTAAACAGAAACATCAGCTTACATGTTTGTACTCTCAATAGTAAGCAATACAAACGATTATCACTTTCATACAAATAATAGTGTGATCCTCATCCTAGACACTAGGATATGCAAATTAAAAGTAACGCAgcccaaaaagaaaatcgcattaaACGGAGTAGCTACTTCTAGAACACCACTCAGGGTAGGTTATTTGCAGTTTCATCAGAATTGCACCATTTCAGCAGTGTATTCGGTGaccatttgaaaaatacatgTCTCTGAACTTTCTGCAGACTCATGCTCCCAGACTACTGGCTTCAGACTCTAAGAAAGAAGCAAGTGTTGCATCACAGTGCTTGGGTTTTCAAATATTGAACCAAATATACAATATTATAGTTGGGAAGTGTCAGCCACAACTTCACTTTCTGCAATAAACAAAGAATTGGATGAAATATACTGCGTGAACCCCGAAGCATACGTTTtcttaaaatcattttctacgagaaggataaaaataagcaTTTCTGTAACTGGTGCTAGTGATTCAAACCACTAATCTTCATTCTCGtctcttgcaaaaaaaaaacgtacattTCTTAACTGATCCATTCGAGTCTTTTTTGACATCTTTCTTCGAGGAAACAGCGGCTTTTTTGGATCCAGTAGGGAAAACTTGGTCAATGATGAGGACAATGAACTAAAATGAGTTCACCATAACAAACATATGGAGAACTAAAAGTGATAGAAACAACGACAGCAAAACTTACAAATCCTAGGATACATCCAAGGGCAAGAGTAACCCCGGCAAACAGTGAGTAGGAAGCCCATGAAGGTACTCCTTTTTCTTCGACAAGGTGATTGTGAAGATCACGCACAGCCATGGACAGTTTGAAGAACACAGCCACTACAGCCATCctataataataagaataacaaGCAAGTCAGACAATGGCCCTTATGAGTACTCttgtgaaaagaaatccagaacgTTCAAATTCAAGTTATCAAACGTCCTAAGTAATACCGAACTGGAATCAAAAAGTTTATCTGAGTAAAAGCTTATTCCGAACTGTTCAACATAAATATAAGACTGACCGAAAGAAAATCTATCGCAACTAGGGGAAGTTGTTCCAAATACAAAGGCTACTGTTGActtaccgttaaaaaaaaattcattttcgattTAGTGTGGAAACGAAGAAAGCCGCCAAATCCGTGGACGGCCGCCTCTCAAAAGCCTCTCAAAATCTCAAAAGCGCTAACAGATACGTCACACAGGTATCAATTATGAGTATTCTACGGAATTCTGTACAAAAATAGTTATTCAACATTAAATGTGGGCACATGAATATTTTATCTATGAGATCATCGCACGATATCctgaaggacaaaaaaaatccttctacCCTGCATTCTTTTACAAAGTTAATAAAATGACGCTGCAAGTATGAAAAGAATTACAATGCGAAACAGCATATCATCCCTTTCGTTGGCATTTTTAAGACAAATCCTTTCAACAGTTTCTACTGAAAGACTAAACTGAAGGAATAGTCTCATGATATCTCGATTTCCTTTTAAAACACGTTTTAAGTGGCGAAAGTTCTCGAAAAATGAATGTACAGATGAAtttttacattcagaaaaaaaactactcctGATAAGCCTGACGGTGTTCCACATTCTCATCTACGTGTTAACATAAAATCACTTCCACTTCAACAATATCCttccaataaataataatattcaatATCCAACATCATTGTGGAATCAACTTCAGTTCCTTccactactactattactactactatttgACTTTctctaagaaaagaaaatgtattaTCAAGTTGCAGGCCAAATTACTCGATCGGATTTAAAGAACTTTAATAACACCTACTGTTTGCTGTTGGGGTGCTTGTAGTCGGGAACAGGATCTATGTTGCGCCATCTCTTATCTTCGATAAAAGTAATGAAGTCATTCTTGTCTCTTGGACCAGTGTAAACGCGGAACACACCGTCTTTGACACTAAAGCATTGAGAGCATGGAGAAGATCATAGAAATCCATCAGATGTCTACACAGATAAAGTTATGAGTGCAAAAAGTAGTAGACTCACTGGTAAATTGTTGGTAGGGCAGTGACTAGGAAACGACCAGAAAGACCGGGATTGACAGTTACATCCACTTCACCAACCTGTAACAGTGACTTCTTGCAGCAGTCACCCTTGTGTGAACTTAGAGTTTACAAATTTGCACCAAAAACTCGACTTACCTTGATATTGAGGTCTTTTGACCAATCCGCAAAGGCGTTCCAAGCTTTCTGAAGATCTTTACAAGCTGGACACCATGGAGCATGACTAAAATAAAGACTGAAAATTCAGgcacttcaaaaagaaaatggttagaaaaaacaaagttcgGCCAAGACATATGTCTTTATTAGATAAGCAAGAAATCAAATCAGTTTTTGCTTGGATTCTCAACTAAATTATGGAGAATCTCCAATCTCAGAACGAGGAAGGAgaagagaaagtgaaaaactgGAGTTTATAACAAATTCAAAAGCAACTGTGGTCACAAAACTTCATCGATGTAAGGCTACAGCTTTTCGTAATCTTCGTAGTATCTAAAATTATTATAGTCACAATTCTGAGTGTTGGTGCACGCAAAATTTTGGGTGGATACAACGAAGATTACGAATTATGGATTTCACTCATCAATCCCGATTACGAATTATGGATTCCACTCATCAATCCCTACTTCTATCGTCTATGGCTATAGCACTTCTCCTCATCTCAACCCATAATTCTACAGAAGAACATGTTTCTCAGAACTGTACCGCACTGCTACAACGTGTAAACTAGCTACTCTTTACTActattaagaaagaaaaaactgctcagCAGTACGTCATATAGCAGCCGTTAAGCAAGTTCTCAAGAACTACTTGCTCAGGAGATTTCGACAACGTGATTTTAgcattaagaaaaacaaatataaaaccTACATAAGACCTTCGACACACttaaaaactatttgaaaaaacttCACATTCAACCGTTTTACATTTTAAGAAAGTAATAGAAATAACTTTACTAGCCCATTTACAGACCCTGCAATTACCATTCAGTAGTTACGGATGTGTTGGAAGAAATGCAGCTCTCGTGAACAGAGAAGGAATGTGATGCTGTACTACTTACGCACTAATTCTAATCATATTGCCCATCCATTTCACGTGTGAAATTAGGATTATCTCAAGGTCTCAAGTAAGAAGGCACCAAAAACTATGGCGAACATGACAAATGCGATTATAATATATGCCATTTGTTCATAGTCGAATAGCTTCACTTCTATATAATCGAATTTTAACTCCCCAAAGAACACCAGATATCTTTTATTACCGCTATTTATAAAACAAGTAAAGCAGCAGTAACGATTGGAGCGGGAAAAAATGTTTCGAAATGAATAACTAAGCAACACCAGCGCAGATTGGAAAGAACAGGACACTAATTCCCCTTCGAAATGGATACATTAAAGGAAAAGCTGCAAACTGCTGGACTTGTTTCGTACCAAACAGGAACGAAGATATCAAAGACGATTTCTTATAAGTTGCCAATAATTTGCTAGCACTCAATAATGGAACTACGTATAAACaacgaatttttaaattatgaacAATCGGTTTTACATTACCTcactaagaaaacaaaaaacaaaactccaTTTACATATCCGGTGCATTTATAACAGACTATGAACAAGAACTGATACCCTTAGACAAAAATTATCTACGTGACCGATTATTCTACAGTAAAGGTGACCCCAAGAAATTTATCAGTTGTCATTTTACAAGCTCTTTAAGCGATAATAAACTGTTCGAATAAGGACTAATAAGTCAGTTGTTCAATACGTTTTCAACAAACAATCCATGTTGCATAGCGCAACTGTAACCATAGCTTAACCTACTACTGACTTTTCCAAACTTATTCCTTGTTCAGCTGCGATATACTAACATAAGTTAATTGAGTGATATTATACTCCAGACTTCATCcaaactctttctttttaaatgatttaaaaaCAGCAGTGGAGCTTCACAAAATCAAGACATGTCTATTTAGTGCGTTCAAGATGGGTGCGCTGCAATCACCGTTATTAAACGGAAGGGTGGACACCACCCGAGAGCGCCATTCATAATCATCTTTTAGATCGTGAACTTTGCAAGGTGTACGTGAAAGCACGTCAAGGTCAAAATCTCTTCGACAACAGTGGAACAGAAATGGTTCTGCGCTCATGGAAACTGCACTGGTAACTATTATTTGTACTATAGCACCGTAACTGGTATAGCGAACATTAAAAACACTGCAGAACTATGCAATTTCGTTTCAAACCACTCCCTAAGTGGATCGTTCTATGATCCGTGTCAGTGAATACACGCAGGCACGAATACCATAAAAAATGTACATAGGCGTCTTCACAGACCATAAACTACTCctattgtagaaaaaaaaaacgtgcaacCTCCTAAATAACTCCACCTATCCTCTTCACGAAACATGCTCAAAGTCGAAGCACTATTGGCGCCTTTTCGCCTAAGTTACAGTCCTCCATTTGAAAAAACTTCACTTTTACGAAGCAACGACAAAGAAATGTCTCTTGTAGGATTCCTCATACTTAGCATAGCATCAATCACTGTGAAAGGCTAAGTGTTACAAAATGCTAACCGACGATGACCAAGAAAAGGGTGACGCGCACACTCCATTGACCTCATTTCAAACGACATTTCTCGTTTAACCAATATAATCCAAGCGCATCGTTTCGAACAGATTTATGTACTCTCCACAAATGAACAATTCTAATCTACAATAATATTCTGAACGCCCACTAATATTTCATATATGATTAAGAAAAACAGTCAAAACTTACAATTCTACCATCCACTCTCCTTTCATTATCTCAGTCCAGTTCTCTTCATGAAGTGAGATGAGCTGGTTTGACGTCTTCGCGGCGAAAGAGATGCTGGTGGAAGCCAAGAGCACCACTACAACTCGGATCAGGCGAAACATCCCTTGAAAGTAAGTAGATGCATATCAAGAAATTCGCTGAGACTAATAAGAACGAATGACTAAACATTTCCTTGGAAATAATATCAGAAACGCAAAGTGATGCAAGTGGAAAGCCTCACAGAGCAAGCAACCAAAAATGTTAAGTGCGAGAAATGCGAAGAAAGGAACGCTCTGAAATGAGTGTAACTGCGAACGCGAAGAATAAAAAGTAGCTCTTTGGAGACtaaaggagagaagaaagtTTATTCTTGGTTCACAGACGGACAGCAGTTATTCCAGAGTATTAGAATATTGTGATGGCCACAGCTAAGGGAAAAACGTCAACTATAGGATAAACGAACAGGACCGACTAAGAAGTGGTTAGCTGATAATAAGGACTGGCTTGTTGCTGTGTGGACGAGAAAGAGAGCGAAATAGGCCATCGCGACGGAACTGCAGTCTCGGGCCCGGatcggcgtcgaattcgtcgCGATCTATCGAACAAACACATATCTGCGCACCACATGTGTGCtggattttcaaataaaaacttctgaaaagtCCTGAAGAGAAATTAGTCGATTCAACTAGTGAATGACCTTGTTGTGAGGCGATATTGTAGAGGAACACACACAGTGAAACTTCAAGTAGCGCCACGTCGGCGAACTGCAATCTCACAACCGGTCAGGCGACGGCCACTATAGGAAAGccaaaggaagaagaaagaacgagATTGCGCAGACATAGGAAGGAAAACATCGAATCCATACCCAAAGAATTTAATCCACTGCTTGACTATAAAATTATCGGTGCATAAAGATGAATACTTTCGGGCATGTAGTTCAAATAGCATTTTGAAGGTGGTGGATGTTAAGCATAACGTTCGCAGTGATACTAGGGAAAACTGGTAAACGATTAAATTAGGTGAAATGATAACTGATAGAACAGGTTTCTTGATCCAAGATTTTGAACAGAAAGTTAAGGATCTAATTCAATTTACAATCTAATAAGATCAATGTTTCAACCAAAATTAAAGTTCATTTCAGACCACATCACTGCGGTTTTGTTCCCACAACATTTAGCCTTTACAATAGCTCTTCACTTGTCAtagcggatttttttcttaagttcTAGCCACAACTGCAAAGTCTAGAGGAAAACCCGTTTCTGCAGTATCAGCGCGCCAGTGTAAATCTTTAAGATCCATTTCTTAGAAGAGAGTTCGAACAATCCACGCAAGCAATATAAGTataaggcgaaaaaaaagcaaaatttgcaaaaataaaaaggaaagcaaacaAGGTAATTTATGAAAACCCAGAGAAAGGTTTCGTGAGGTCCATATTGTGgcaaaaaatggagaagaaaagaaaacttgatGACTACAAGCACAAAAGTTCCTATTTCTCAATGGAAAAGCCGAAGAAGCGTTGAAAGTCGTTGAAAGTGACAAACCTTCAGTTCTATTCTCTACCACGGTGGGAAAAATATTCGGTCATACTTAGGAATTAGAAACCGGGTAAAAGCAGAAGACACAACCCTGAGAATGTTTGATGCTAGTTCACCTATGACAATGGAACTTCTACGATGTTAATTAATGAAGTGATGAAACACAGTGTGTTCTAGACTTTTTGTACAGCTTCTTTTCAACGAAAATGGATTCTTTTTTGGAGTCTGGGTAATGAGTGTTTTGGGCAAATATTCCTTGAATGACGGGCAGTTCCAGATGACACATAAGTAAGTCAAAACACGTGTTTTTGTTTATGGAGTAATCTAAGCGGATAGTTTCTCATTATGTTATAGTTCAGATGATAGAGAAAGCATTAAGATGAATGCTTATATGAACGTTCACCAGAAATTCTCTTCCTCAGAAGATGTAACTTTTTCAACCACTGAATACCGACACCAACAACTCCTGCAACTTCCCATACTAGAACCTTAGTAGCGAAAATCGAAACTATTTAATCTTCGCTGCACGATTTTGGAAACCGTCGCAGTGTTTCTGCTGAGACCTCGACGAAAACCAGCTAATAATTAATGTCAACTGAgcaaattaggaaaaaaaagattagcaGTAGAAGATCGTTAACAATTAATACCCCAGCAGATAAAAGCATCTATTGATGGGAGAGTTCgaatacatttctttttgctggaAAATGAGGAGAACATTATGAGGTACGCAGAAACACAATGTACACGATAAAAAGATGACGagattaaaatttgaaagcaaaGCAGCATAGAGTAAGCGGCTTTGTATTCTACGGTCTCCAAGAATTATTGTACATCGAGAACGTTTTACACAATTCTGTGCCTGCTGTTCTCCGTTTCGTTGGAATTAACAAAATCTATCCGCTGCGAGGGCAGGTGCAGTGCTGTGACTAGGAGGTTCTGCTGTCTGCAGgatcggtcggaggttcgaatctgctctagtgctcaccaagcccttcatccttccggggtcgataaattggtacaagacttgtctgggaggatgaagacactgacttgacacatcggttagccccgCAACACACTGTATAGTATGcttacacattcgtaaacctcaaacgattctgaattgaagcgaacgcggTGGCGGATctcaaacggattgattaacgaaaGACACTTTATCATTTGTCCGTTGCTTCTATGCTTGCATTTTTGTCCTCTTCTCACCAAACCGAATACAAGGTGGTAGCTAAAATCGTTGTAGGCGGAATGTTGCTACAAAGCAGATATGCGCTTAAGTCCAATACCAGAGATAAacataaaagataaagaataaagagtACGACGTAGTCAAACCCTATgaggatgcgcctacgcgttcgatttcaatccattcagaatcgtttggagtTGAACGTCAATGTATCAAGCTAATGTTTTTTCCTCCTAGAC is part of the Necator americanus strain Aroian chromosome V, whole genome shotgun sequence genome and encodes:
- a CDS encoding hypothetical protein (NECATOR_CHRV.G21178.T1); this encodes MFRLIRVVVVLLASTSISFAAKTSNQLISLHEENWTEIMKGEWMVEFHAPWCPACKDLQKAWNAFADWSKDLNIKVGEVDVTVNPGLSGRFLVTALPTIYHVKDGVFRVYTGPRDKNDFITFIEDKRWRNIDPVPDYKHPNSKQMAVVAVFFKLSMAVRDLHNHLVEEKGVPSWASYSLFAGVTLALGCILGFFIVLIIDQVFPTGSKKAAVSSKKDVKKDSNGSVKKSEETKKKDGSNSPKSSTETKKSK